A stretch of Triticum aestivum cultivar Chinese Spring chromosome 1D, IWGSC CS RefSeq v2.1, whole genome shotgun sequence DNA encodes these proteins:
- the LOC123181174 gene encoding trihelix transcription factor GTL1 isoform X2 yields MQQQQPQHQGGGPGQQFGLHPPEMPPFSPSRSTGQQRISMAEAPSPISSRPPAPGPPPPQQQQLNNELAGAGAVGCDEEALAAGEEGLGGGAGGNRWPRQETLALLKIRSDMDAAFRDATLKGPLWEEVSRKLAEEGYRRNAKKCKEKFENVHKYYKRTKDSRAGRNDGKTYRFFRQLEAMNSTSGATAAPMASAPPPATAVGVPGAVGPTAVRPLAEPPPVGAAAAATAGLPTPVVVGNLSFSTSNTEEYSDEDDSDDEGTDDMGGGADERGKRKRTSEGGAAAGSGGEAGSGKMMRFFEGLMKQVMERQEAMQQRFLEAIEKREQDRMIREEAWRRQEMARLAREQEILGQERAMAATRDAAVLSFIQKITGQTVPMPSIAAQAITFMPPPPPSQPHATPIAYSAAPVHPRPSSSQPPATHSPPQPQPSPRQQKPPTMPPVKPQPHKSPALATPQLQQQAPAVNSSCMDIVVAPSSEAPQDSSGYDGSGGGSGPASSRWPKTEVHALIQLRSNLDMRYQEAGPKGPLWEEISAGMRRMGYNRSSKRCKEKWENINKYFKKVKESNKKRPEDSKTCPYFHQLEALYRNKAALGSPSGAGGALALPPPAVHANAAPQERIEAFTVAAPISQTAPQQPPVAKNDASNTGNGNSNGGGASVGASGGAQRLAASNGGSRFVFSEAGGDAAAKKKAL; encoded by the exons ATGCAGCAGCAGCAACCGCAGCATCAGGGTGGAGGCCCGGGACAGCAGTTCGGCCTGCATCCCCCAGAGATGCCGCCATTCTCGCCGTCCAGGAGCACCGGCCAGCAGCGGATCTCGATGGCCGAGGCGCCCTCGCCCATCAGCAGCCGCCCGCCGGCGCCTGGGCCGCCGCcgcctcagcagcagcagctcaaCAACGAGCTAGCAGGTGCCGGCGCTGTGGGCTGCGACGAAGAGGCGCTCGCGGCCGGCGAGGAAGGCttgggcggcggcgctggaggaaacCGGTGGCCGCGGCAGGAGACCCTGGCGCTGCTCAAGATCCGGTCGGACATGGACGCCGCCTTCCGGGACGCCACCCTCAAGGGCCCACTCTGGGAAGAGGTCTCCAG GAAGCTGGCCGAGGAGGGGTACAGGCGGAACGCCAAGAAGTGCAAGGAGAAGTTCGAGAACGTTCACAAGTACTACAAGCGCACCAAGGACAGCCGCGCCGGCCGCAACGACGGCAAGACGTACCGCTTCTTCCGGCAGCTCGAGGCGATGAACAGCACGTCCGGTGCGACGGCGGCTCCGATGGCGTCGGCCCCgccgccggcgacagccgttggGGTGCCTGGGGCGGTGGGACCCACGGCCGTACGGCCCCTTGCCGAGCCGCCGCCTGTTGGTGCCGCGGCCGCCGCTACGGCTGGCCTGCCGACGCCGGTGGTAGTTGGCAACCTGAGCTTCTCAACGTCCAACACGGAGGAGTACTCGGACGAggacgactccgacgacgagggCACCGACGAcatgggcggcggcgcggacgagcgagggaagaggaagaggacgtcGGAAGGTGGCGCCGCGGCTGGTTCTGGCGGCGAGGCCGGGAGCGGGAAGATGATGAGGTTCTTCGAGGGGCTGATGAAGCAGGTGATGGAGCGTCAGGAGGCGATGCAGCAGCGGTTCCTGGAGGCCATCGAGAAGCGGGAGCAGGACCGCATGATCCGCGAGGAGGCGTGGCGGAGGCAGGAGATGGCGCGCCTGGCGCGCGAGCAGGAGATCCTCGGGCAGGAGCGCGCCATGGCTGCTACCCGCGACGCCGCTGTGCTCTCCTTCATACAGAAGATCACCGGGCAGACCGTCCCCATGCCGTCCATCGCCGCGCAGGCCATTACattcatgccgccgccgccgccttcgcagCCTCACGCCACGCCAATCGCATACTCCGCCGCGCCAGTTCATCCACGACCGTCGTCTTCACAGCCACCTGCCACGCACTCGCCGCCTCAACCTCAACCCTCGCCACGGCAGCAGAAGCCGCCAACAATGCCGCCCGTGAAGCCGCAGCCGCACAAGTCGCCGGCTCTAGCGACGCCACAGCTACAGCAGCAAGCGCCGGCCGTAAATTCAAGCTGCATGGACATCGTCGTGGCGCCCTCCTCCGAAGCGCCGCAAGACTCGTCGGGGTACGACGGATCCGGTGGCGGCAGCGGACCGGCATCGTCGCGGTGGCCCAAGACGGAGGTGCACGCGCTGATCCAACTGCGGAGCAACCTGGACATGAGGTACCAAGAGGCCGGGCCCAAGGGACCGCTCTGGGAAGAGATCTCCGCCGGCATGCGGCGGATGGGCTACAACCGGAGCTCCAAGCGGTGCAAGGAGAAGTGGGAGAACATCAACAAGTACTTCAAGAAGGTGAAGGAGAGCAACAAGAAGCGGCCCGAGGACTCCAAGACGTGCCCCTACTTCCACCAGCTCGAGGCGCTCTACCGCAACAAGGCGGCGCTCGGCTCCCCCTCCGGCGCCGGCGGCGCACTGGCTTTGCCGCCGCCCGCAGTGCACGCCAATGCAGCTCCCCAGGAGCGCATCGAGGCGTTCACCGTCGCGGCGCCGATCTCGCAGACGGCTCCGCAGCAGCCACCTGTGGCCAAGAACGACGCCAGCAACACCGGGAACGGCAACAGTAATGGCGGCGGCGCGTCGGTAGGAGCCTCCGGGGGAGCGCAAAGGCTGGCGGCGAGCAACGGCGGCAGCAGGTTCGTCTTCAGCGAAGCAGGCGGAGACGCGGCGGCGAAAAAG AAAGCATTATGA
- the LOC123181174 gene encoding trihelix transcription factor GTL1 isoform X1: protein MQQQQPQHQGGGPGQQFGLHPPEMPPFSPSRSTGQQRISMAEAPSPISSRPPAPGPPPPQQQQLNNELAGAGAVGCDEEALAAGEEGLGGGAGGNRWPRQETLALLKIRSDMDAAFRDATLKGPLWEEVSRKLAEEGYRRNAKKCKEKFENVHKYYKRTKDSRAGRNDGKTYRFFRQLEAMNSTSGATAAPMASAPPPATAVGVPGAVGPTAVRPLAEPPPVGAAAAATAGLPTPVVVGNLSFSTSNTEEYSDEDDSDDEGTDDMGGGADERGKRKRTSEGGAAAGSGGEAGSGKMMRFFEGLMKQVMERQEAMQQRFLEAIEKREQDRMIREEAWRRQEMARLAREQEILGQERAMAATRDAAVLSFIQKITGQTVPMPSIAAQAITFMPPPPPSQPHATPIAYSAAPVHPRPSSSQPPATHSPPQPQPSPRQQKPPTMPPVKPQPHKSPALATPQLQQQAPAVNSSCMDIVVAPSSEAPQDSSGYDGSGGGSGPASSRWPKTEVHALIQLRSNLDMRYQEAGPKGPLWEEISAGMRRMGYNRSSKRCKEKWENINKYFKKVKESNKKRPEDSKTCPYFHQLEALYRNKAALGSPSGAGGALALPPPAVHANAAPQERIEAFTVAAPISQTAPQQPPVAKNDASNTGNGNSNGGGASVGASGGAQRLAASNGGSRFVFSEAGGDAAAKKPESIMKETTMEQRQPQPQPQAAQQATINSYNRTGGGGAESDNMDEDDEDEDDYEDEDEEDDLDGNKTQYKIQFQGQQQHQNQHQQHHHNVVRPNATSSGGGNPPGAAAPSAPAAATTTAGSFLGMVQ from the exons ATGCAGCAGCAGCAACCGCAGCATCAGGGTGGAGGCCCGGGACAGCAGTTCGGCCTGCATCCCCCAGAGATGCCGCCATTCTCGCCGTCCAGGAGCACCGGCCAGCAGCGGATCTCGATGGCCGAGGCGCCCTCGCCCATCAGCAGCCGCCCGCCGGCGCCTGGGCCGCCGCcgcctcagcagcagcagctcaaCAACGAGCTAGCAGGTGCCGGCGCTGTGGGCTGCGACGAAGAGGCGCTCGCGGCCGGCGAGGAAGGCttgggcggcggcgctggaggaaacCGGTGGCCGCGGCAGGAGACCCTGGCGCTGCTCAAGATCCGGTCGGACATGGACGCCGCCTTCCGGGACGCCACCCTCAAGGGCCCACTCTGGGAAGAGGTCTCCAG GAAGCTGGCCGAGGAGGGGTACAGGCGGAACGCCAAGAAGTGCAAGGAGAAGTTCGAGAACGTTCACAAGTACTACAAGCGCACCAAGGACAGCCGCGCCGGCCGCAACGACGGCAAGACGTACCGCTTCTTCCGGCAGCTCGAGGCGATGAACAGCACGTCCGGTGCGACGGCGGCTCCGATGGCGTCGGCCCCgccgccggcgacagccgttggGGTGCCTGGGGCGGTGGGACCCACGGCCGTACGGCCCCTTGCCGAGCCGCCGCCTGTTGGTGCCGCGGCCGCCGCTACGGCTGGCCTGCCGACGCCGGTGGTAGTTGGCAACCTGAGCTTCTCAACGTCCAACACGGAGGAGTACTCGGACGAggacgactccgacgacgagggCACCGACGAcatgggcggcggcgcggacgagcgagggaagaggaagaggacgtcGGAAGGTGGCGCCGCGGCTGGTTCTGGCGGCGAGGCCGGGAGCGGGAAGATGATGAGGTTCTTCGAGGGGCTGATGAAGCAGGTGATGGAGCGTCAGGAGGCGATGCAGCAGCGGTTCCTGGAGGCCATCGAGAAGCGGGAGCAGGACCGCATGATCCGCGAGGAGGCGTGGCGGAGGCAGGAGATGGCGCGCCTGGCGCGCGAGCAGGAGATCCTCGGGCAGGAGCGCGCCATGGCTGCTACCCGCGACGCCGCTGTGCTCTCCTTCATACAGAAGATCACCGGGCAGACCGTCCCCATGCCGTCCATCGCCGCGCAGGCCATTACattcatgccgccgccgccgccttcgcagCCTCACGCCACGCCAATCGCATACTCCGCCGCGCCAGTTCATCCACGACCGTCGTCTTCACAGCCACCTGCCACGCACTCGCCGCCTCAACCTCAACCCTCGCCACGGCAGCAGAAGCCGCCAACAATGCCGCCCGTGAAGCCGCAGCCGCACAAGTCGCCGGCTCTAGCGACGCCACAGCTACAGCAGCAAGCGCCGGCCGTAAATTCAAGCTGCATGGACATCGTCGTGGCGCCCTCCTCCGAAGCGCCGCAAGACTCGTCGGGGTACGACGGATCCGGTGGCGGCAGCGGACCGGCATCGTCGCGGTGGCCCAAGACGGAGGTGCACGCGCTGATCCAACTGCGGAGCAACCTGGACATGAGGTACCAAGAGGCCGGGCCCAAGGGACCGCTCTGGGAAGAGATCTCCGCCGGCATGCGGCGGATGGGCTACAACCGGAGCTCCAAGCGGTGCAAGGAGAAGTGGGAGAACATCAACAAGTACTTCAAGAAGGTGAAGGAGAGCAACAAGAAGCGGCCCGAGGACTCCAAGACGTGCCCCTACTTCCACCAGCTCGAGGCGCTCTACCGCAACAAGGCGGCGCTCGGCTCCCCCTCCGGCGCCGGCGGCGCACTGGCTTTGCCGCCGCCCGCAGTGCACGCCAATGCAGCTCCCCAGGAGCGCATCGAGGCGTTCACCGTCGCGGCGCCGATCTCGCAGACGGCTCCGCAGCAGCCACCTGTGGCCAAGAACGACGCCAGCAACACCGGGAACGGCAACAGTAATGGCGGCGGCGCGTCGGTAGGAGCCTCCGGGGGAGCGCAAAGGCTGGCGGCGAGCAACGGCGGCAGCAGGTTCGTCTTCAGCGAAGCAGGCGGAGACGCGGCGGCGAAAAAG CCAGAAAGCATTATGAAGGAGACGACGATGGAGCAgaggcagccgcagccgcagccgcaggcGGCGCAGCAGGCGACGATCAACAGCTACAAccgtacgggcggcggcggcgccgagagCGACAACatggacgaggacgacgaggacgaggacgactacgaggatgaggacgaggaggacgacCTCGACGGCAACAAAACGCAGTACAAGATCCAGTTCCAGGGGCAGCAACAACATCAGAATCAGCATCAACAGCACCACCACAACGTTGTCAGGCCGAACGCCACCTCGTCCGGCGGAGGCAACCCGCCTGGCGCTGCCGCTCCCAGCGCGCCGGCGGCGGCAACGACGACAGCCGGATCGTTCCTGGGCATGGTCCAGTAG